A single genomic interval of Arthrobacter sp. NicSoilB8 harbors:
- the rplE gene encoding 50S ribosomal protein L5, producing MTETLETPASKIVPRLKTKYADSIKNTLTEEFKYQNVNQVPRLVKVVVNMGVGDAAKDSKLIDGAVRDLTLITGQKPQVTKARKSIAQFKLREGMPIGAHATLRGDRMWEFLDRLVTLALPRIRDFRGLSGKQFDGNGNYTFGLTEQVMFHEIDQDSIDRVRGMDITVVTTAKTDDEGRALLKALGFPFKTED from the coding sequence ATGACTGAGACTCTCGAGACTCCGGCAAGCAAGATCGTTCCTCGTCTGAAGACCAAGTACGCCGATTCCATCAAGAACACGCTGACTGAGGAATTCAAGTACCAGAACGTCAACCAGGTTCCCCGCCTGGTCAAGGTCGTTGTGAACATGGGTGTTGGAGATGCCGCCAAGGACTCCAAGCTGATCGACGGCGCTGTCCGCGATCTGACCCTGATCACCGGCCAGAAGCCGCAGGTAACCAAGGCCCGCAAGTCGATCGCACAGTTCAAGCTGCGCGAAGGCATGCCGATCGGTGCACACGCGACTCTGCGTGGGGACCGCATGTGGGAATTCCTGGACCGTCTGGTCACGCTGGCTCTGCCGCGTATCCGTGACTTCCGTGGCCTCAGCGGCAAGCAGTTCGATGGCAACGGCAACTACACCTTCGGTCTGACCGAGCAGGTTATGTTCCACGAGATCGACCAGGATTCCATCGACCGCGTTCGCGGCATGGACATCACCGTCGTGACCACTGCCAAGACCGACGACGAAGGCCGCGCGCTGCTCAAGGCGCTTGGCTTCCCGTTCAAGACCGAAGACTAA
- the rplX gene encoding 50S ribosomal protein L24, whose amino-acid sequence MAKIKKGDLVQVITGAKAERGGDKGKQGKVLRVFPETNRVLVEGINRVTKHTKVGQSQRGTKTGGIEVVEASIHISNVALVDPSTKKPTRVGFRTETVERDGVKREVRVRVAKSSGKDI is encoded by the coding sequence ATGGCTAAGATCAAAAAGGGTGACCTCGTTCAGGTCATCACTGGCGCCAAGGCTGAGCGCGGCGGCGACAAGGGCAAGCAGGGCAAGGTTCTGCGCGTATTCCCGGAGACCAACCGCGTGTTGGTTGAAGGCATTAACCGCGTAACCAAGCACACCAAGGTCGGTCAGTCGCAGCGCGGCACCAAGACCGGTGGCATCGAGGTCGTCGAGGCTTCGATCCACATCTCCAACGTGGCTCTGGTTGACCCGTCCACCAAGAAGCCCACCCGCGTCGGTTTCCGCACCGAGACCGTTGAGCGCGATGGCGTGAAGCGTGAAGTGCGCGTCCGCGTGGCCAAGAGCTCAGGGAAGGACATCTAA
- the rplN gene encoding 50S ribosomal protein L14: protein MIQQESRLKVADNTGAKEILTIRVLGGSGRRYAGIGDVIVATVKDAIPGGNVKKGDVVKAVIVRTKKERRRADGSYIKFDENAAVILKNDGDPRGTRIFGPVGRELRDKKFMKIVSLAPEVL from the coding sequence GTGATTCAGCAGGAGTCGCGACTCAAGGTCGCCGACAACACGGGTGCTAAGGAAATCCTTACCATTCGCGTTCTCGGTGGATCTGGCCGTCGCTACGCAGGCATTGGCGACGTAATCGTCGCTACCGTCAAGGACGCAATTCCGGGCGGCAACGTAAAGAAGGGCGACGTCGTCAAGGCTGTCATCGTCCGTACCAAGAAGGAACGCCGCCGTGCGGATGGTTCCTACATCAAGTTTGACGAGAACGCAGCCGTCATCCTGAAGAACGACGGTGACCCCCGCGGTACCCGTATCTTCGGACCGGTTGGTCGTGAACTTCGCGACAAGAAGTTCATGAAGATCGTTTCTCTGGCTCCGGAGGTGCTCTAG
- the rpsQ gene encoding 30S ribosomal protein S17, with protein sequence MSEKDENVTETVSGAAKADERGYRKTKRGYVVSDKMEKTIVVQVEDRVKHALYGKVIRRNARIKAHDEENSAGIGDLVLLAETRPLSATKRWRLVEILEKAK encoded by the coding sequence GTGAGTGAAAAGGACGAGAACGTGACGGAAACTGTTTCCGGCGCAGCCAAGGCTGACGAGCGCGGTTACCGTAAGACGAAGCGCGGCTACGTCGTCTCGGACAAGATGGAAAAGACCATCGTTGTCCAGGTCGAAGACCGCGTGAAGCACGCCCTCTACGGCAAGGTCATCCGCCGCAACGCCCGCATCAAGGCTCACGACGAAGAGAACAGCGCCGGCATCGGCGACCTCGTGCTCCTCGCCGAGACCCGCCCGCTGTCCGCTACCAAGCGGTGGCGTCTGGTCGAGATCCTCGAAAAGGCCAAGTAG
- the rpmC gene encoding 50S ribosomal protein L29 gives MAVGSKELASAQLDGFDNERLVEELRKAKEELFNLRFQSATGQLENHGRLRAVKKDIARIYTVLRERELGIRAEVAAPVVEAKEEKKSKKAATKKAEKAETVDTEEDAK, from the coding sequence ATGGCAGTAGGATCCAAGGAACTTGCATCCGCACAGCTGGACGGTTTCGACAACGAGCGTCTCGTTGAAGAACTCCGCAAGGCCAAGGAAGAGCTGTTCAACCTGCGTTTCCAGTCCGCCACCGGTCAGCTGGAGAACCACGGTCGTCTGCGCGCGGTAAAGAAGGACATCGCCCGCATCTACACCGTTCTCCGTGAGCGCGAGCTGGGCATTCGTGCCGAGGTTGCCGCACCGGTTGTGGAAGCCAAGGAAGAAAAGAAGTCCAAGAAGGCTGCAACCAAGAAGGCCGAAAAGGCCGAGACGGTTGACACCGAGGAGGACGCCAAGTGA
- the rplP gene encoding 50S ribosomal protein L16 yields MLIPRRVKHRKQHHPGRSGAATGGTQVSFGEWGIQALSPAYVTNRQIESARIAMTRHIKRGGKVWINIYPDRPLTKKPAETRMGSGKGSPEWWVSNVKPGRVLFELSGVSEEVAREALRLAIHKLPLKARIVRREGGE; encoded by the coding sequence ATGCTTATCCCACGTCGAGTCAAGCACCGTAAGCAGCACCACCCGGGTCGTTCCGGCGCTGCCACGGGCGGCACCCAGGTCTCCTTCGGTGAGTGGGGCATCCAGGCTCTGAGCCCGGCCTACGTCACGAACCGTCAGATCGAATCTGCCCGTATCGCGATGACCCGCCACATCAAGCGTGGCGGTAAGGTCTGGATCAACATTTACCCGGACCGTCCGCTGACGAAGAAGCCGGCCGAAACCCGCATGGGTTCCGGTAAGGGTTCTCCGGAATGGTGGGTCTCAAACGTCAAGCCGGGCCGGGTTCTCTTCGAACTCTCCGGTGTCAGTGAAGAGGTAGCTCGCGAGGCCCTGCGCCTGGCAATCCACAAGCTGCCGTTGAAGGCACGCATTGTGCGTCGCGAAGGTGGTGAGTAG
- the rpsC gene encoding 30S ribosomal protein S3 has product MGQKVNPHGFRLGITTDHVSHWFADSTKAGQRYKDFVREDIRIRQLMSTGMERAGIAKVEIERTRDRVRVDIHTARPGIVIGRRGAEADRIRGELEKLTGKQVQLNILEVKNPEMEAQLVAQGVAEQLTSRVAFRRAMKKAMQSAQRAGAKGIRIACSGRLGGAEMSRSEFYREGRVPLHTLRANIDYGFYEAKTTFGRIGVKVWIYKGDVTAKELAQQAAAAPSRGRGAGDRPGRPGGADRGDRRRRTDRPAAEAAPAAEAPAAEAAAPAVEGGQA; this is encoded by the coding sequence GTGGGACAGAAAGTTAACCCGCACGGGTTCCGACTCGGCATCACCACCGATCACGTATCGCACTGGTTTGCTGACAGCACCAAGGCCGGCCAGCGGTACAAGGACTTCGTTCGCGAAGACATCCGCATCCGCCAGCTCATGTCCACGGGCATGGAGCGCGCCGGTATCGCCAAGGTCGAAATCGAGCGCACCCGCGACCGTGTCCGCGTGGATATCCACACGGCACGTCCGGGCATCGTCATCGGCCGCCGCGGCGCTGAAGCAGACCGCATCCGCGGCGAGCTTGAGAAGCTCACGGGCAAGCAGGTTCAGCTGAACATCCTCGAGGTCAAGAACCCCGAGATGGAAGCGCAGCTTGTTGCCCAGGGCGTTGCTGAGCAGCTGACTTCCCGCGTGGCCTTCCGCCGTGCGATGAAGAAGGCCATGCAGTCCGCGCAGCGTGCTGGTGCCAAGGGCATCCGTATCGCTTGCTCGGGTCGACTGGGCGGCGCTGAAATGTCCCGCTCGGAGTTCTACCGCGAAGGCCGTGTGCCCCTGCACACCCTGCGTGCGAACATCGACTACGGCTTCTACGAGGCCAAGACCACCTTCGGCCGCATCGGCGTGAAGGTCTGGATCTACAAGGGCGACGTCACCGCCAAGGAACTGGCTCAGCAGGCAGCTGCTGCTCCGTCCCGCGGCCGTGGTGCCGGCGACCGCCCGGGCCGCCCGGGTGGCGCTGACCGTGGTGACCGCCGCCGTCGTACTGACCGTCCGGCCGCCGAAGCAGCTCCTGCTGCAGAGGCTCCGGCCGCTGAAGCTGCTGCTCCGGCAGTAGAAGGAGGACAGGCTTAA
- the rplV gene encoding 50S ribosomal protein L22 gives MEAKAIARHIRVTPMKARRVVNLVRGKQANEALAILKFAPQAASEPVFKVVQSAISNARVLADRDGVAFDEGDLIISEAFVDEGPTMKRFQPRAQGRAFQIKKRTSHITVVVATPEKEEAR, from the coding sequence ATGGAAGCCAAGGCAATTGCGCGTCACATCCGCGTAACGCCTATGAAGGCCCGGCGCGTCGTCAACCTTGTTCGTGGTAAGCAAGCGAATGAGGCTCTGGCAATTCTGAAGTTTGCCCCCCAGGCAGCTTCGGAGCCGGTATTCAAGGTAGTTCAGTCGGCAATCTCCAACGCCCGGGTCCTCGCGGACCGCGACGGCGTGGCGTTTGACGAAGGTGACCTCATCATCAGCGAAGCGTTTGTTGATGAAGGCCCGACCATGAAGCGGTTCCAGCCGCGAGCCCAGGGTCGTGCATTTCAGATCAAGAAGCGCACGAGCCACATCACCGTGGTAGTCGCTACCCCGGAGAAAGAGGAGGCTCGCTAA
- the rpsS gene encoding 30S ribosomal protein S19: protein MPRSLKKGPFVDQHLFVKVARENEKGTKNVIKTWSRRSMIVPDMLGHTIAVHDGRKHIPVFVTESMVGHKLGEFAPTRTFRGHVKDDRKGKRR, encoded by the coding sequence ATGCCACGCAGCCTGAAAAAAGGTCCTTTCGTTGACCAGCACCTCTTTGTAAAGGTAGCCAGGGAAAACGAAAAGGGCACCAAGAACGTCATCAAGACCTGGTCCCGCCGTTCGATGATCGTCCCCGACATGCTCGGCCACACGATCGCCGTACACGACGGACGCAAGCACATCCCCGTGTTTGTCACTGAGTCGATGGTCGGGCACAAGCTCGGCGAATTCGCTCCCACGCGGACATTCCGCGGCCATGTCAAGGACGACCGTAAGGGCAAGCGCCGCTAG
- the rplB gene encoding 50S ribosomal protein L2: MGIRKYKPTTPGRRGSSVADFTEITRSTPEKSLVRPLPKKGGRNNSGKITTRHKGGGHKRQYRLIDFRRHDKDGVNARVAEIEYDPNRTARIALLHYVDGTKRYIIAPNKLSQGDFVEAGADADIKPGNNLPLRNIPVGTVIHAVELRPGGGAKMGRSAGASIQLVAKEGRFAQLRLPSGEIRNVDVRCRATVGEVGNAEQSNINWGKAGRMRWKGVRPTVRGVAMNPVDHPHGGGEGKTSGGRHPVNPNGKREGRTRRPNKESDKLIVRRRRTGKNKR, translated from the coding sequence ATGGGAATCCGTAAATACAAGCCGACTACCCCGGGCCGTCGTGGCTCGAGCGTAGCGGACTTCACTGAAATCACGCGGTCGACGCCGGAAAAGTCGTTGGTACGTCCCCTCCCGAAAAAGGGTGGCCGTAACAACTCCGGTAAGATCACGACCCGTCACAAGGGTGGTGGACACAAGCGCCAGTACCGTCTGATCGACTTCCGTCGCCACGACAAGGACGGCGTCAACGCCCGCGTTGCCGAAATCGAGTACGACCCGAACCGCACGGCTCGGATCGCCCTCCTGCACTACGTTGATGGCACCAAGCGTTACATCATCGCCCCGAACAAGCTGTCCCAGGGCGACTTCGTAGAGGCCGGCGCCGACGCTGACATCAAGCCCGGCAACAACCTTCCGCTGCGCAACATCCCGGTTGGTACCGTAATCCACGCAGTCGAACTGCGTCCGGGTGGCGGCGCCAAGATGGGCCGCTCCGCCGGCGCATCGATCCAGCTCGTTGCAAAGGAAGGCCGTTTCGCCCAGCTGCGTCTGCCTTCCGGCGAAATCCGCAACGTTGACGTGCGCTGCCGCGCAACCGTCGGCGAGGTCGGCAACGCCGAGCAGTCGAACATCAACTGGGGCAAGGCCGGCCGTATGCGCTGGAAGGGCGTTCGCCCGACCGTCCGTGGTGTCGCCATGAACCCGGTTGACCACCCCCACGGTGGTGGCGAGGGTAAGACGTCCGGTGGACGTCACCCCGTCAACCCGAACGGTAAGCGCGAAGGCCGCACCCGCCGTCCCAACAAAGAGAGCGACAAGCTTATTGTTCGTCGCCGTCGTACTGGCAAGAACAAGCGATAG
- the rplW gene encoding 50S ribosomal protein L23 codes for MSAATIKDPRDVVLAPVVSEKSYGLIDEGKYTFLVDPRSNKTEIKLAVEKIFSVKVESINTINRAGKRKRTKFGWGTRKNTKRAIVSLKEGTIDIFGGPLS; via the coding sequence GTGAGCGCAGCCACCATCAAAGACCCGCGCGACGTCGTGCTTGCACCCGTCGTTTCGGAAAAGAGCTACGGCCTGATCGATGAGGGCAAGTACACCTTCCTGGTGGACCCCCGCTCGAACAAGACCGAGATCAAGCTGGCCGTGGAGAAGATTTTCTCCGTCAAGGTCGAATCGATCAACACCATCAACCGTGCCGGTAAGCGCAAGCGCACCAAATTCGGCTGGGGAACCCGCAAGAACACCAAGCGTGCCATTGTGAGCCTCAAAGAAGGCACTATCGACATCTTCGGCGGTCCGCTTTCATAG
- the rplD gene encoding 50S ribosomal protein L4, which translates to MTSTVKVDLPAEIFDVQTNVPLLHQVVVAQLAAARQGTHKTKTRAEVSGAGRKPFKQKGTGRARQGSIRAPHMTGGGVVHGPTPRDYSQRTPKKMIAAALRGALSDRARNGRVHVIADLVAGSKPSSKEALATLRGVSERKNLLVVIERANDVAALSVRNLEEVHVLYADQLNTYDVLVSDDVVFTKAAYEAFVADKVAKNEEDAK; encoded by the coding sequence ATGACTAGCACTGTCAAGGTTGACCTGCCTGCAGAGATCTTCGACGTACAGACCAACGTGCCGCTGCTGCACCAGGTCGTCGTTGCCCAGCTCGCTGCTGCTCGCCAGGGTACCCACAAGACCAAGACCCGCGCCGAGGTTTCAGGTGCAGGTCGCAAGCCGTTCAAGCAGAAGGGCACCGGCCGCGCCCGTCAGGGTTCCATCCGTGCTCCTCACATGACCGGTGGTGGCGTTGTCCACGGCCCCACGCCGCGTGACTACAGCCAGCGCACCCCCAAGAAGATGATTGCTGCTGCACTGCGTGGCGCACTCTCGGACCGCGCCCGCAACGGCCGCGTCCACGTCATTGCAGACCTGGTTGCCGGCTCCAAGCCGTCCTCCAAGGAAGCACTGGCAACCCTGCGCGGAGTCTCCGAGCGCAAGAACCTGCTCGTTGTCATTGAGCGCGCCAACGATGTTGCTGCACTGTCCGTGCGCAACCTCGAGGAAGTTCACGTTCTGTACGCAGACCAGCTGAACACCTACGACGTTCTCGTTTCCGACGACGTAGTCTTCACCAAGGCTGCCTACGAAGCATTCGTTGCTGACAAGGTTGCAAAGAACGAGGAGGATGCCAAGTGA
- the rplC gene encoding 50S ribosomal protein L3 → MTATRNVKGLLGTKLGMTQVWDENNKLIPVTVVQADSNVITQLRNADTDGYVAVQIGYGQIDPRKVTKPLAGHFEKAGVTPRRHVVELRTADADSYELGQELSVELFEAGQKIDVVGTTKGKGFAGVMKRHGFHGVGASHGAHKNHRKPGSIGGASTPSRVFKGMKMAGRMGAVRHTTLNLTVHAVDVEKSLLLIKGAVPGARGQVVLVRTAVKGA, encoded by the coding sequence ATGACCGCAACCCGTAACGTAAAGGGCCTGCTGGGCACGAAGCTCGGCATGACCCAGGTCTGGGACGAGAACAACAAGCTCATCCCCGTCACTGTGGTCCAGGCTGACTCGAACGTCATCACGCAGCTGCGCAATGCAGACACTGATGGCTATGTCGCCGTTCAGATCGGCTACGGCCAGATCGATCCCCGCAAGGTCACCAAGCCGCTGGCTGGTCACTTTGAAAAGGCAGGCGTCACGCCTCGCCGCCACGTCGTAGAACTGCGCACCGCAGATGCTGACTCTTACGAGCTGGGCCAGGAGCTCTCCGTAGAGCTCTTCGAAGCCGGCCAGAAGATCGACGTCGTTGGCACCACCAAGGGTAAGGGCTTCGCCGGTGTTATGAAGCGTCACGGCTTCCACGGCGTTGGAGCTTCCCACGGTGCCCACAAGAACCACCGTAAGCCCGGTTCAATCGGTGGCGCATCCACCCCGAGCCGCGTCTTCAAGGGCATGAAAATGGCCGGCCGCATGGGCGCCGTTCGTCACACCACGCTGAACCTCACGGTCCACGCGGTTGACGTCGAGAAGTCGCTGCTCCTGATCAAGGGCGCCGTTCCCGGTGCCCGCGGCCAGGTCGTACTCGTACGCACCGCCGTGAAGGGAGCCTAG
- the rpsJ gene encoding 30S ribosomal protein S10 — MAGQKIRIRLKSYDHEVIDVSARKIVETVTRAGATVVGPVPLPTEKNVYCVIRSPHKYKDSREHFEMRTHKRLIDIIDPTPKAVDSLMRLDLPADVNIEIKL, encoded by the coding sequence ATGGCGGGACAAAAAATCCGCATCCGGCTGAAGTCATACGACCACGAGGTCATTGACGTATCAGCACGGAAGATCGTTGAGACGGTCACGCGCGCAGGCGCTACGGTAGTTGGCCCCGTGCCGCTGCCGACGGAGAAGAACGTTTACTGCGTTATTCGCTCTCCCCACAAGTACAAGGACAGCCGCGAGCACTTCGAAATGCGCACGCACAAGCGTCTGATCGACATCATCGACCCCACGCCCAAGGCTGTTGACTCGCTTATGCGTCTCGACCTGCCGGCCGACGTGAACATCGAAATCAAGCTGTAG
- a CDS encoding GH1 family beta-glucosidase, whose product MTVQDSVAVQALAARLSPGFTLGVASAAFQIEGNLTAGGRGPSGWDAFAEKPGNILHGHSPAVACDHYNRAEEDIGLMRGLGIDSYRFSISWPRVQPGGTGRFNAAGLDFYDRLIDQLLAAGISPMATLYHWDTPLPLEHRGGWMNRTTAERFAEYSAAAAKRFGDRVAQWVTLNEPASVTLNGYALGTHAPGHGLLFDALPSVHHQLLGHGLAVQALRAEGVTGAVGVTNLHSPVRPASGSVTDRLLSRVFDLMLNRLYADPILLGRFPRPPLIARPWFRSLRSIPDADLATIHQPLDFYGLNYYYPVKVATGRGGDSPSGPAEAMLKVPFHLAGFPEYELTGFGWPVAPDHLGVLLRELKDRYGAALPPLYITESGASFPEPDHVTGPVPDSGRINYLAAHLSQAVEATSAGGIAHDVDLLGYYVWTLMDNFEWAAGYSQRFGLVHVDFETLQRTPKESYYWYQALARARRPRSA is encoded by the coding sequence ATGACTGTGCAGGATTCTGTAGCAGTTCAGGCCCTCGCTGCACGCCTGAGCCCCGGATTCACCCTGGGAGTAGCCTCTGCCGCCTTCCAGATTGAGGGCAACCTCACGGCCGGCGGCCGCGGGCCCTCCGGTTGGGACGCCTTCGCCGAAAAGCCCGGGAACATCCTGCACGGACACTCCCCCGCCGTCGCCTGCGACCACTATAACCGCGCCGAGGAAGACATCGGGCTCATGCGCGGTCTCGGGATCGACTCCTACCGGTTTTCGATCTCCTGGCCGCGGGTCCAGCCCGGGGGCACCGGCCGCTTCAACGCCGCGGGCCTGGACTTCTACGACCGGCTGATCGACCAGCTTCTCGCCGCCGGCATCTCCCCCATGGCCACCCTGTATCACTGGGACACGCCGCTCCCCCTCGAGCACCGGGGCGGCTGGATGAACCGCACGACGGCGGAGCGGTTCGCCGAGTACAGCGCGGCCGCGGCCAAACGGTTCGGCGATCGTGTGGCACAGTGGGTGACGCTGAACGAGCCCGCCTCGGTCACCCTCAATGGCTACGCGCTGGGCACCCATGCGCCCGGCCACGGCCTGCTATTCGATGCCCTGCCATCGGTGCATCATCAGCTCCTGGGCCATGGCCTGGCCGTGCAGGCGCTGCGGGCGGAAGGCGTCACGGGCGCCGTCGGCGTCACCAACCTGCACTCTCCGGTCCGCCCCGCGTCCGGCTCGGTCACCGACCGGCTGCTCTCAAGGGTGTTCGACCTCATGCTGAACCGGCTCTACGCGGATCCGATCCTCCTGGGCCGCTTTCCCAGGCCGCCGCTGATTGCCCGGCCGTGGTTTCGTTCGCTGAGGAGCATCCCGGATGCCGACCTGGCCACCATCCACCAGCCGCTGGATTTCTACGGCCTGAACTACTACTACCCCGTGAAAGTTGCCACCGGGCGCGGCGGCGACAGCCCCTCCGGACCAGCGGAGGCGATGCTGAAGGTGCCGTTCCACCTTGCCGGGTTTCCGGAGTACGAGCTCACGGGATTCGGCTGGCCCGTGGCGCCAGACCATCTGGGCGTCCTGCTGCGCGAGCTGAAGGACAGGTACGGCGCAGCGCTGCCGCCGCTCTACATCACCGAGAGCGGGGCAAGCTTCCCCGAACCGGACCATGTCACCGGCCCCGTGCCCGACTCCGGGCGGATCAACTACCTCGCCGCGCATCTCAGTCAGGCCGTGGAGGCCACGTCCGCCGGAGGCATCGCCCACGACGTCGATCTGCTCGGCTACTACGTCTGGACGCTCATGGACAACTTCGAATGGGCGGCCGGGTACTCCCAGCGCTTCGGCCTGGTACATGTGGATTTCGAGACCCTTCAGCGCACGCCGAAGGAGTCGTACTACTGGTACCAGGCCCTCGCCCGGGCCAGGCGGCCCCGGAGCGCGTAG